In Toxotes jaculatrix isolate fToxJac2 chromosome 20, fToxJac2.pri, whole genome shotgun sequence, the following proteins share a genomic window:
- the c1qtnf9 gene encoding complement C1q and tumor necrosis factor-related protein 9A has protein sequence MSQIRFRAILLLLLLAEFCVAQEETQTKGCVCGYPGIPGDPGHNGTPGRDGRDGLRGEKGDRGEVGPTGPAGNDGHKGDKGELGAVGPGGLKGKRGDNGERGPPGKMGPQGVQGPIGLKGNKGEFGPPGPIGPKGVVGPLGPQGQKGEIGLRGERGIQGPLGPPGRPGPKGEIGVPGHKGNIGYRGDKGNRGEKGDGGEKGDAFVISKSAFSVGLTALTKLPAANAPIRFDKIIYNQQNHYDPQTGRFTCSVAGTYFFTYHITVFSRNVKVVLMKNGVKIIHTMDNYQSSEDQAAGGAVLHLEVGDRVWLQVAGGELFNGLFADEDDDTTFSGFLIFAD, from the exons ATGTCGCAGATTAGATTTAGGGCTATACTTTTGCTCCTTCTGTTGGCAGAGTTTTGTGTTGCACAGGAAGAAACCCAAACTAAAGGCTGCGTTTGTGGATACCCTGGAATACCAGGAGACCCGGGGCACAATGGCACACCTGGGAGAGATGGACGAGATGGCCTTAGGGGTGAAAAAGGCGATCGAG GTGAAGTTGGTCCTACTGGTCCAGCAGGCAATGATGGCCACAAGGGGGACAAAGGGGAACTTG GTGCAGTTGGCCCAGGAGGGCTCAAAGGAAAAAGGGGAGATAATGGAGAAAGGGGGCCTCCTGGGAAAATGGGACCCCAAGGAGTCCAAGGGCCCATAGGGCTGAAAGGAAATAAGGGAGAGTTTGGGCCGCCTGGACCCATAGGGCCTAAAGGTGTTGTGGGGCCTCTTGGACCACAGGGTCAAAAAGGGGAAATTGGCCTTCGAGGTGAAAGAGGCATTCAGGGACCATTGGGACCCCCTGGCAGACCAGGCCCTAAGGGGGAAATTGGTGTTCCAGGTCACAAAGGCAACATTGGTTATCGTGGGGACAAGGGGAATCGAGGAGAGAAGGGTGATGGGGGTGAGAAGGGAGATGCATTTGTTATCTCTAAAAGCGCCTTCTCTGTGGGACTCACAGCACTAACTAAACTCCCAGCAGCTAATGCACCAATCCGGTTTGACAAGATAATTTACAACCAACAGAATCACTATGATCCACAAACAGGAAGATTCACATGCTCTGTAGCAGGCACTTACTTCTTCACCTACCACATCACTGTCTTCTCCAGAAACGTGAAAGTGGTCCTCATGAAAAATGGAGTAAAGATCATCCACACCATGGATAACTACCAGAGCAGTGAGGACCaggcagcagggggcgctgTGCTGCACCTGGAGGTGGGGGATagggtgtggctgcaggtggcTGGAGGAGAGCTGTTCAATGGGCTCTTTGCTGATGAAGACGATGACACCACCTTCTCTGGGTTTTTAATCTTTGCAGATTGA
- the spata13 gene encoding spermatogenesis-associated protein 13 isoform X2, translating to MVLVHCVPFQCICRGADPDRENKEVTLEQQGREALLQTDEVSPTTSSSTPPISPACLSEPPTSPTSLTDAPMTSTETSSVKPRRRTGHPRPRPISDYGQLISRKHSIPREVAELRAEERTENTSLHKDYCDTDTCGIGESPENCNMNGDVQCRRLRPISVIGVVDVCHPDAEEKDDRLPSPLSRPPIPSHQVPPYRAVSARFRPSALSQSTPIGLDRVGRRKLHRVLSDGVSECSATLDDSVSEEEESSFDELTDVTPYLQPGVEISVLNEWISSGHTVYAEALWDHVTMEEQELAFKAGDVIRVLDASHKDWWWGRGADREAWFPSSFVRVRVNQEDSSAESVESVADQEDPVPRDTHNAQHKEQMRTNVVQEIMNTERIYIKHLKDICEGYIRQCRKHPDMFTELQLKTIFSNIEDIYKFQRQFLRDLEKKYNKDQPHLSEIGSCFLLQGEGFSIYSEYCNTHPAACAEMQRLMKMGRYKHFFEACRLLQQMIDISIAGFLLTPVQKICKYPLQLGELLKYTPKDHSDYSGVSKAYEAMKNVASLINERKRRLESVDTIAHWQVAILHWEGPDVLERSSELIHSGELTRIVRQGKMQQRSFFLFDHQLVFCKKDVLRRDLLHYRGRLDMDQTEVVDVPDGRDPDLGLSLRNALRLRHASTLEFMCVLCCRKAQDKQRWLDAFAKERHRVKEDQEMGMEISEEQRKQAIVNARRAKQGKIKPIGYSGSVPPHHQNLHPLHQRHITIPTRVPQQQVFSLAEPPKRKPYHLLYSITRNAFFRK from the exons atGGTGCTAGTCCACTGTGTGCCATTCCAGTGTATATGCCGGGGAGCAGACCCAGACCGAGAAAACAAGGAG GTGACATTAGAACAACAAGGGCGAGAAGCGCTTCTCCAAACAGATGAAGTCTCTCCaacaaccagcagcagcacacctccTATCTCCCCAGCGTGCCTCTCGGAGCCACCCACATCGCCCACATCTCTCACAGACGCACCCATGACTTCCACAGAAACGTCATCCGTCAAGCCCAGGCGAAGGACCGGGCATCCGAGACCTCGGCCCATTTCAGACTATGGGCAGCTCATTTCCAGGAAGCACTCCATTCCCAGGGAAGTGGCAGAACTCCGCGctgaggagaggacagaaaacacatcattGCATAAAGACTACTGTGATACTGACACCTGTGGGATTGGAGAAAGCCCAGAGAACTGCAATATGAATGGGGATGTTCAGTGCAGGAGACTACGGCCTATCTCAGTGATCGGAGTCGTGGATGTGTGCCATCCTGATGCTGAGGAGAAGGACGACCGCCTTCCATCT ccccTGTCACGGCCGCCCATCCCCTCCCACCAGGTGCCCCCCTACAGAGCAGTGTCTGCCAGGTTCCGCCCCTCAGCCCTCTCCCAGAGCACCCCCATCGGACTGGATCGTGTTGGGCGGCGAAAGCTCCACAGAGTGCTCAGTG ATGGTGTGTCTGAGTGCTCAGCGACACTTGATGACAGcgtgagtgaggaggaggagagcagcttTGATGAGCTCACTGATGTCACCCCCTACCTCCAGCCAGGGGTGGAGATCTCGGTGCTCAACGAG TGGATAAGCTCAGGCCACACCGTGTATGCTGAGGCTCTCTGGGACCATGTGAccatggaggagcaggagctggCCTTCAAGGCTGGAGATGTTATCCGTGTCCTGGATGCCTCGCATAAGGACTGGTGGTGGGGCAGGGGGGCTGACAGGGAGGCCTGGTTCCCCTCCAGCTTTGTGAGG gtgcgAGTGAACCAGGAAGACTCGAGTGCGGAAAGTGTAGAGAGCGTAGCGGACCAGGAGGATCCAGTTCCCAGGGACACACACAATGCCCAGCACAAGGAGCAGATGAGAACCAATGTGGTTCAGGAAATCATGAATACTGAGCGCATCTACATCAAGCACCTCAAAGACATCTGTGAG GGTTACATCCGCCAGTGCCGTAAACACCCAGACATGTTCACTGAGCTGCAGTTGAAGACCATCTTTAGCAACATAGAAGACATCTACAAATTTCAGAGGCAGTTTCTGAGAGACCTGGAGAAGAAGTACAACAAAGACCAACCGCACCTCAGTGAAATAGGCTCTTGTTTTCTCTTGCAG gGGGAGGGCTTCTCTATTTACTCAGAGTACTGTAACACCCATCCAGCGGCATGTGCTGAGATGCAGCGCCTCATGAAGATGGGCCGATATAAACATTTCTTTGAGGCCTGCCGGCTCCTCCAGCAGATGATTGACATCTCCATCGCCGGTTTCTTGCTCACGCCCGTCCAGAAGATCTGTAAATACCCTCTGCAGCTGGGAGAACTGCTCAAATACACCCCTAAGGACCATAG TGACTACAGCGGAGTGAGCAAAGCATATGAGGCTATGAAGAATGTGGCCAGTCTGataaatgagaggaaaagacgGCTCGAGAGTGTTGACACCATTGCTCACTGGCAGGTCGCCATTCTGCACTGGGAG GGACCTGACGTGCTGGAGCGCAGTTCAGAGCTGATCCACTCTGGTGAGCTGACTCGAATCGTCCGACAAGGCAAAATGCAGCAGCGCAGCTTCTTTCTATTTGACCACCAGTTGGTCTTCTGCAAAAAAGACGTCCTGCGCAGAGACTTGCTCCACTACCGTGGACGGCTGGATATGGACCAGACCGAGGTGGTGGACGTGCCCGACGGGCGGGACCCAGACCTGGGCCTGAGCCTGAGGAACGCTCTGCGCTTGCGCCACGCCTCCACTCTGGAGTTTATGTGTGTTCTGTGCTGCAGGAAGGCCCAGGACAAGCAGAGGTGGTTAGACGCTTTTGCCAAGGAAAGACACAGAGTCAAGGAAGACCAAGAGATGG GAATGGAGATCAGCGAAGAGCAAAGAAAACAGGCCATTGTTAATGCCAGAAGAGCCAAACAGGGAAAGATCAAAC CCATTGGTTACTCTGGTTCTGTCCCACCCCACCACCAAAACCTGCACCCACTTCACCAGCGTCACATCACCATTCCAACCAGAGTGCCTCAGCAACAGGTCTTTTCACTGGCCGAGCCCCCAAAGCGAAAGCCTTATCACCTGTTGTACAGCATCACTCGCAATGCCTTTTTCAGGAAATGA
- the spata13 gene encoding spermatogenesis-associated protein 13 isoform X3: protein MTSTETSSVKPRRRTGHPRPRPISDYGQLISRKHSIPREVAELRAEERTENTSLHKDYCDTDTCGIGESPENCNMNGDVQCRRLRPISVIGVVDVCHPDAEEKDDRLPSPLSRPPIPSHQVPPYRAVSARFRPSALSQSTPIGLDRVGRRKLHRVLSDGVSECSATLDDSVSEEEESSFDELTDVTPYLQPGVEISVLNEWISSGHTVYAEALWDHVTMEEQELAFKAGDVIRVLDASHKDWWWGRGADREAWFPSSFVRVRVNQEDSSAESVESVADQEDPVPRDTHNAQHKEQMRTNVVQEIMNTERIYIKHLKDICEGYIRQCRKHPDMFTELQLKTIFSNIEDIYKFQRQFLRDLEKKYNKDQPHLSEIGSCFLLQGEGFSIYSEYCNTHPAACAEMQRLMKMGRYKHFFEACRLLQQMIDISIAGFLLTPVQKICKYPLQLGELLKYTPKDHSDYSGVSKAYEAMKNVASLINERKRRLESVDTIAHWQVAILHWEGPDVLERSSELIHSGELTRIVRQGKMQQRSFFLFDHQLVFCKKDVLRRDLLHYRGRLDMDQTEVVDVPDGRDPDLGLSLRNALRLRHASTLEFMCVLCCRKAQDKQRWLDAFAKERHRVKEDQEMGMEISEEQRKQAIVNARRAKQGKIKPIGYSGSVPPHHQNLHPLHQRHITIPTRVPQQQVFSLAEPPKRKPYHLLYSITRNAFFRK, encoded by the exons ATGACTTCCACAGAAACGTCATCCGTCAAGCCCAGGCGAAGGACCGGGCATCCGAGACCTCGGCCCATTTCAGACTATGGGCAGCTCATTTCCAGGAAGCACTCCATTCCCAGGGAAGTGGCAGAACTCCGCGctgaggagaggacagaaaacacatcattGCATAAAGACTACTGTGATACTGACACCTGTGGGATTGGAGAAAGCCCAGAGAACTGCAATATGAATGGGGATGTTCAGTGCAGGAGACTACGGCCTATCTCAGTGATCGGAGTCGTGGATGTGTGCCATCCTGATGCTGAGGAGAAGGACGACCGCCTTCCATCT ccccTGTCACGGCCGCCCATCCCCTCCCACCAGGTGCCCCCCTACAGAGCAGTGTCTGCCAGGTTCCGCCCCTCAGCCCTCTCCCAGAGCACCCCCATCGGACTGGATCGTGTTGGGCGGCGAAAGCTCCACAGAGTGCTCAGTG ATGGTGTGTCTGAGTGCTCAGCGACACTTGATGACAGcgtgagtgaggaggaggagagcagcttTGATGAGCTCACTGATGTCACCCCCTACCTCCAGCCAGGGGTGGAGATCTCGGTGCTCAACGAG TGGATAAGCTCAGGCCACACCGTGTATGCTGAGGCTCTCTGGGACCATGTGAccatggaggagcaggagctggCCTTCAAGGCTGGAGATGTTATCCGTGTCCTGGATGCCTCGCATAAGGACTGGTGGTGGGGCAGGGGGGCTGACAGGGAGGCCTGGTTCCCCTCCAGCTTTGTGAGG gtgcgAGTGAACCAGGAAGACTCGAGTGCGGAAAGTGTAGAGAGCGTAGCGGACCAGGAGGATCCAGTTCCCAGGGACACACACAATGCCCAGCACAAGGAGCAGATGAGAACCAATGTGGTTCAGGAAATCATGAATACTGAGCGCATCTACATCAAGCACCTCAAAGACATCTGTGAG GGTTACATCCGCCAGTGCCGTAAACACCCAGACATGTTCACTGAGCTGCAGTTGAAGACCATCTTTAGCAACATAGAAGACATCTACAAATTTCAGAGGCAGTTTCTGAGAGACCTGGAGAAGAAGTACAACAAAGACCAACCGCACCTCAGTGAAATAGGCTCTTGTTTTCTCTTGCAG gGGGAGGGCTTCTCTATTTACTCAGAGTACTGTAACACCCATCCAGCGGCATGTGCTGAGATGCAGCGCCTCATGAAGATGGGCCGATATAAACATTTCTTTGAGGCCTGCCGGCTCCTCCAGCAGATGATTGACATCTCCATCGCCGGTTTCTTGCTCACGCCCGTCCAGAAGATCTGTAAATACCCTCTGCAGCTGGGAGAACTGCTCAAATACACCCCTAAGGACCATAG TGACTACAGCGGAGTGAGCAAAGCATATGAGGCTATGAAGAATGTGGCCAGTCTGataaatgagaggaaaagacgGCTCGAGAGTGTTGACACCATTGCTCACTGGCAGGTCGCCATTCTGCACTGGGAG GGACCTGACGTGCTGGAGCGCAGTTCAGAGCTGATCCACTCTGGTGAGCTGACTCGAATCGTCCGACAAGGCAAAATGCAGCAGCGCAGCTTCTTTCTATTTGACCACCAGTTGGTCTTCTGCAAAAAAGACGTCCTGCGCAGAGACTTGCTCCACTACCGTGGACGGCTGGATATGGACCAGACCGAGGTGGTGGACGTGCCCGACGGGCGGGACCCAGACCTGGGCCTGAGCCTGAGGAACGCTCTGCGCTTGCGCCACGCCTCCACTCTGGAGTTTATGTGTGTTCTGTGCTGCAGGAAGGCCCAGGACAAGCAGAGGTGGTTAGACGCTTTTGCCAAGGAAAGACACAGAGTCAAGGAAGACCAAGAGATGG GAATGGAGATCAGCGAAGAGCAAAGAAAACAGGCCATTGTTAATGCCAGAAGAGCCAAACAGGGAAAGATCAAAC CCATTGGTTACTCTGGTTCTGTCCCACCCCACCACCAAAACCTGCACCCACTTCACCAGCGTCACATCACCATTCCAACCAGAGTGCCTCAGCAACAGGTCTTTTCACTGGCCGAGCCCCCAAAGCGAAAGCCTTATCACCTGTTGTACAGCATCACTCGCAATGCCTTTTTCAGGAAATGA
- the spata13 gene encoding spermatogenesis-associated protein 13 isoform X1 — translation MSTAEQKDRGLSLSEDTLPCFHNSKADPLIRSRPLSDIYPFQSQCDRSAVPYLLSGCGAQVQPMTAGPLTDEKKLNGINSSAWSNPVIGQPEGKPYSSRIMRLFSNSKKGPIPAHSPTSDSPTSVHSNDSNSGLQSWSGLSGLGVVDSFKKLRSSVLQGIQSRGATNHNGEHVFSSNQEVANGTIVANDDPDPDVATNHLKTAEGYMSNGNFTGEKLAAMSQCDSDVEDYDDEENDEGDGLMRNSRFSRSIRRAYGAGRISLLDVGIGKIAGSSTNEAADSQKPNQTSKASVQTETMSNTNVKVLNRMSKSTESLHLFKAHFRRKEPSPGPPSPQEDSQRTPNIQRTASASSVDLQSHAINHRKSPVKYKGPMLKLVGSMTDLTVRRKRSPPPSPPSPMSPLSRLHDDYSRRVPCLQTSERLRRPLPVRARLTSVEHTPLVHHQPEYDVSPQQHRVLISPVSVDRTETSSDISVHYGSLAVAATSDCDSSPLSQKEPSSQPTEVKSLPNEVTLEQQGREALLQTDEVSPTTSSSTPPISPACLSEPPTSPTSLTDAPMTSTETSSVKPRRRTGHPRPRPISDYGQLISRKHSIPREVAELRAEERTENTSLHKDYCDTDTCGIGESPENCNMNGDVQCRRLRPISVIGVVDVCHPDAEEKDDRLPSPLSRPPIPSHQVPPYRAVSARFRPSALSQSTPIGLDRVGRRKLHRVLSDGVSECSATLDDSVSEEEESSFDELTDVTPYLQPGVEISVLNEWISSGHTVYAEALWDHVTMEEQELAFKAGDVIRVLDASHKDWWWGRGADREAWFPSSFVRVRVNQEDSSAESVESVADQEDPVPRDTHNAQHKEQMRTNVVQEIMNTERIYIKHLKDICEGYIRQCRKHPDMFTELQLKTIFSNIEDIYKFQRQFLRDLEKKYNKDQPHLSEIGSCFLLQGEGFSIYSEYCNTHPAACAEMQRLMKMGRYKHFFEACRLLQQMIDISIAGFLLTPVQKICKYPLQLGELLKYTPKDHSDYSGVSKAYEAMKNVASLINERKRRLESVDTIAHWQVAILHWEGPDVLERSSELIHSGELTRIVRQGKMQQRSFFLFDHQLVFCKKDVLRRDLLHYRGRLDMDQTEVVDVPDGRDPDLGLSLRNALRLRHASTLEFMCVLCCRKAQDKQRWLDAFAKERHRVKEDQEMGMEISEEQRKQAIVNARRAKQGKIKPIGYSGSVPPHHQNLHPLHQRHITIPTRVPQQQVFSLAEPPKRKPYHLLYSITRNAFFRK, via the exons ATGAGCACG GCAGAACAAAAGGACAGAGGCTTGTCCTTAAGCGAAGACACTCTCCCGTGCTTCCATAACTCCAAAGCTGACCCGCTGATCCGAAGCCGACCCCTCAGTGATATATACCCATTTCAGAGTCAGTGTGACAGAAGTGCAGTTCCATATCTGCTGTCGGGATGTGGTGCCCAGGTACAGCCGATGACTGCAGGTCCTCTCACTGATGAGAAAAAATTAAACGGCATCAACTCCTCCGCTTGGTCCAACCCAGTGATAGGTCAACCTGAAGGAAAACCTTACTCCTCAAGAATTATGAGGCTCTTTTCTAACTCAAAGAAGGGTCCCATCCCTGCTCACAGTCCAACTAGTGACAGTCCCACCTCAGTGCACAGCAACGACAGCAACAGTGGCCTCCAGTCCTGGTCAGGACTTTCAGGACTGGGTGTTGTGGACTCCTTCAAAAAACTGCGCTCCTCTGTCCTTCAGGGTATTCAGAGTAGAGGGGCAACAAACCATAATGGAGAGCATGTTTTTTCATCAAATCAGGAAGTGGCTAATGGCACGATTGTGGCCAACGATGATCCTGATCCAGATGTTGCAACTAATCATTTAAAGACAGCAGAAGGATACATGTCTAATGGAAATTTTACTGGAGAAAAATTGGCTGCGATGAGCCAGTGTGACTCCGATGTTGAGGACTATGATGATGAGGAAAATGATGAAGGAGATGGTCTCATGCGGAACTCGCGATTTTCGAGGAGTATCAGGAGAGCATATGGAGCGGGGCGCATTTCTTTACTTGACGTGGGAATCGGGAAAATCGCAGGAAGTAGCACAAATGAAGCCGCTGACAGTCAGAAACCAAACCAGACGTCCAAGGCCAGTGTCCAAACTGAGACAATGAGCAACACAAATGTGAAGGTGTTGAACAGAATGAGCAAGAGCACAGAAAGTCTTCATTTATTTAAGGCACATTTCAGACGCAAAGAACCATCTCCAGGTCCTCCTTCGCCTCAGGAAGACTCCCAGAGGACACCAAACATCCAGAGAACAGCCAGTGCCTCCTCAGTGGACCTTCAAAGCCATGCTATTAACCACAGGAAGTCCCCTGTGAAGTACAAGGGGCCGATGCTGAAGCTAGTGGGCAGCATGACTGACCTAACTGTCCGACGCAAGCgaagccccccccccagccCTCCATCCCCTATGTCACCCCTGAGCCGTCTCCATGACGACTACTCCCGCCGTGTGCCTTGCCTACAAACCAGTGAGCGACTGCGCCGGCCTTTGCCTGTCAGAGCCCGGCTCACGTCTGTTGAACACACACCGCTGGTTCATCACCAGCCTGAATACGACGTCAGCCCACAGCAGCACCGGGTCCTGATCAGCCCAGTTTCTGTGGACAGAACAGAGACTTCATCTGATATATCTGTTCATTATGGGTCGCTGGCTGTAGCAGCTACAAGCGATTGTGATTCATCTCCGCTCAGCCAAAAAGAGCCTTCATCACAACCGACTGAGGTCAAGTCACTACCAAACGAG GTGACATTAGAACAACAAGGGCGAGAAGCGCTTCTCCAAACAGATGAAGTCTCTCCaacaaccagcagcagcacacctccTATCTCCCCAGCGTGCCTCTCGGAGCCACCCACATCGCCCACATCTCTCACAGACGCACCCATGACTTCCACAGAAACGTCATCCGTCAAGCCCAGGCGAAGGACCGGGCATCCGAGACCTCGGCCCATTTCAGACTATGGGCAGCTCATTTCCAGGAAGCACTCCATTCCCAGGGAAGTGGCAGAACTCCGCGctgaggagaggacagaaaacacatcattGCATAAAGACTACTGTGATACTGACACCTGTGGGATTGGAGAAAGCCCAGAGAACTGCAATATGAATGGGGATGTTCAGTGCAGGAGACTACGGCCTATCTCAGTGATCGGAGTCGTGGATGTGTGCCATCCTGATGCTGAGGAGAAGGACGACCGCCTTCCATCT ccccTGTCACGGCCGCCCATCCCCTCCCACCAGGTGCCCCCCTACAGAGCAGTGTCTGCCAGGTTCCGCCCCTCAGCCCTCTCCCAGAGCACCCCCATCGGACTGGATCGTGTTGGGCGGCGAAAGCTCCACAGAGTGCTCAGTG ATGGTGTGTCTGAGTGCTCAGCGACACTTGATGACAGcgtgagtgaggaggaggagagcagcttTGATGAGCTCACTGATGTCACCCCCTACCTCCAGCCAGGGGTGGAGATCTCGGTGCTCAACGAG TGGATAAGCTCAGGCCACACCGTGTATGCTGAGGCTCTCTGGGACCATGTGAccatggaggagcaggagctggCCTTCAAGGCTGGAGATGTTATCCGTGTCCTGGATGCCTCGCATAAGGACTGGTGGTGGGGCAGGGGGGCTGACAGGGAGGCCTGGTTCCCCTCCAGCTTTGTGAGG gtgcgAGTGAACCAGGAAGACTCGAGTGCGGAAAGTGTAGAGAGCGTAGCGGACCAGGAGGATCCAGTTCCCAGGGACACACACAATGCCCAGCACAAGGAGCAGATGAGAACCAATGTGGTTCAGGAAATCATGAATACTGAGCGCATCTACATCAAGCACCTCAAAGACATCTGTGAG GGTTACATCCGCCAGTGCCGTAAACACCCAGACATGTTCACTGAGCTGCAGTTGAAGACCATCTTTAGCAACATAGAAGACATCTACAAATTTCAGAGGCAGTTTCTGAGAGACCTGGAGAAGAAGTACAACAAAGACCAACCGCACCTCAGTGAAATAGGCTCTTGTTTTCTCTTGCAG gGGGAGGGCTTCTCTATTTACTCAGAGTACTGTAACACCCATCCAGCGGCATGTGCTGAGATGCAGCGCCTCATGAAGATGGGCCGATATAAACATTTCTTTGAGGCCTGCCGGCTCCTCCAGCAGATGATTGACATCTCCATCGCCGGTTTCTTGCTCACGCCCGTCCAGAAGATCTGTAAATACCCTCTGCAGCTGGGAGAACTGCTCAAATACACCCCTAAGGACCATAG TGACTACAGCGGAGTGAGCAAAGCATATGAGGCTATGAAGAATGTGGCCAGTCTGataaatgagaggaaaagacgGCTCGAGAGTGTTGACACCATTGCTCACTGGCAGGTCGCCATTCTGCACTGGGAG GGACCTGACGTGCTGGAGCGCAGTTCAGAGCTGATCCACTCTGGTGAGCTGACTCGAATCGTCCGACAAGGCAAAATGCAGCAGCGCAGCTTCTTTCTATTTGACCACCAGTTGGTCTTCTGCAAAAAAGACGTCCTGCGCAGAGACTTGCTCCACTACCGTGGACGGCTGGATATGGACCAGACCGAGGTGGTGGACGTGCCCGACGGGCGGGACCCAGACCTGGGCCTGAGCCTGAGGAACGCTCTGCGCTTGCGCCACGCCTCCACTCTGGAGTTTATGTGTGTTCTGTGCTGCAGGAAGGCCCAGGACAAGCAGAGGTGGTTAGACGCTTTTGCCAAGGAAAGACACAGAGTCAAGGAAGACCAAGAGATGG GAATGGAGATCAGCGAAGAGCAAAGAAAACAGGCCATTGTTAATGCCAGAAGAGCCAAACAGGGAAAGATCAAAC CCATTGGTTACTCTGGTTCTGTCCCACCCCACCACCAAAACCTGCACCCACTTCACCAGCGTCACATCACCATTCCAACCAGAGTGCCTCAGCAACAGGTCTTTTCACTGGCCGAGCCCCCAAAGCGAAAGCCTTATCACCTGTTGTACAGCATCACTCGCAATGCCTTTTTCAGGAAATGA